The Arachis ipaensis cultivar K30076 chromosome B03, Araip1.1, whole genome shotgun sequence region agaaagtaggggagcagtatgttgaatgataagaaaaataaaataataataataaaataaactcttggtaaggcactcgggtcgtcttctcaaggaattgcagggaggtatgttcttattattggttatgagtcttgtaaggtaggggttttagaaagtaggggagcagtatgttgaatgataagaaaaataaaataataataataaaataaactcttggtaaggtattaaaactggaggtcctatccttatcaattgtgatgaaatttggattttaatctcactttgttaacctctaactatgaaggtagatcaagtggattaattagctttatcctcaggtcctagtcaattcctgtggaaagactagagttattggagcaactcccaatttcaatcactgctttattgacagctcaagcgttaccaattacttaaccaaagccaaaaggaagaaaatatctaaattaaaaagcatcaatataaataaagcaaagcaaaattaaatctgaaaatacctcaaattgtattaacaaaagaatttaaatctggcatagatgttcataaattgaattgggaaaataaataaaaataaagaacctgggattgagagccactcctaaaactaagagaaatcctaaatcataatcctaagagagaggagagaacctctctctctaaaaactacatctactcctaaaattgtgaatatgaaagcctcctgatgaatggatgcattcctccactttatagcctctaatatgtgttttctgggtcgagaactgggtcagaaacaacccagaattcgctggttgtgaattcaaacacgctgattttcgtcactgtgacgcggccgcatagagCACGCGGTTGCGTCGCTTAGAATCAGGAAAACTattgcatattatatatcaaatcgaagccccagacgttagctttctaacgcaactagaactgcatcgtttggacctctgtagctaaagttatagttgtttgagtgcagagaggtcaggctggacagcttagcaatttctccaacttcttgtattccttccacttttgcatgcttcctttccatcctctgagccattgctgccctgtaatctctgaaaacacttaacacacatatcaaggcatctaatggtaatgagaGGGGATtaaaacatagggaacttaaggccaaagaagcatgttttcaattaaagcacataattaggaaggcaaatgtaaaaccatgcaaatagtatgaataagtgggtaaagagttgataaaaaccactcaattgagcacaagataaactatgaaatagaggtttatcaatctccccacacttaaacactagcatgtcctcatgctaagctcaagagaagctataaagatgaagatgaatggtgaaatgcaacctataaatgcaactacatgcgaaatgtttctacctacttggttaaaagtaaataagtcttttaagaacaaatatgaactggatttcactaattcaaattacaaaatagagtacaaatagacttgcaagaagaaaatagctcatgaaagccgggaacaaagaatcgagcatcgaaccttcactggaagtgtatacactctaatcactcatgtgtttaaggttcgattatctcaattctctactatccttgctttctaagacttgctcttcatctaacaatcaacaaaaatttaatgcacagatacacaaatcaagaggtcttttaagggttttaatggggttagggtcaaggtaggattgtatttggtcaagtggactaaaatctgaatcttaattaacttaaactttttccacctaactttagacaatccatataatcaaagtacaaaacctaaatgtccattaaccatgtttttcacatattcatacattctaatttcaagtacaactcatatgcattgctttcaccacatattttggggcattttgtccccttttacttatttgttctttatccttttctttttctctcttttttttatatatatatatattttttttctttttcttttatttttctcaatgcatatgattaatttattcaatgcatataatttattgaatgcatatttttttctctctttcacattctaacatactcaattctcaaaccaagtatttccaaacccaatttttccacacttaaatcataagtactctcactagtctaagctaaccaaggattcaaattaaggacattattatttttcgcttagagttaatgatgtgccaaataaaaagaacaaataggtaaaataggctcaaaattggtttgcaagggataatgaaaggtaaggccatatgggtatgtaagctcagtgaaataaaggcctcaatcatgtaagtgtatgcatacatcaaattatggaaatatagaattaagcaagacaaagatcacaattttagagagaaaaacacacatcaaaaataaaatattggttgaaaaatgcaaccaattcaaataggctcaaaatctcacaggttttgtgtgttcgagctctaaaccatgttccagtataatatctcttcaaacaagcgtaacattaaattttattcaaattagtgaaatactcttaaaaggtttcttgaaaaataaaatattacttcaaccaagtggtaaagtatgcataaaatcaaacaaacaaatatgcaatcaaacatgcaaatgcaacaactaacaaggaaaataaaacattggtgtttgagaaggaaatactaacccatggagatcggtatcgatctccccacacttaaagattgcaccgtcctcggtgcatgctgagatgtgcaggtggacgggttgttccaactgatatttttcttcaaggattgtgcagatggatttgtttgtctccccttaagAAGTTTTTCCGCTCccttcgtggtggccatcctgaaagaagagggaaaagaaaaagtaacctaaaaataaagatagaaaataaataaaatatgggtgttaatgccagataataagggtctcaattacatggtagctacaacatgtaaatgagaaaacagtagaagtacatggcaaatcaggaatgcaaaaatttgcaaaaatagggaagagagtgtgggtaaggagagataataaaaattcatgtcaatgtaaaagtaatacaggtataaaagattggcattgatataaattatattacctatccagaataaaacaagtcactaaacacccaaaaataattcaagagaagatgcaacagttaaataaaaaaattcaacaccaaaggaaaaatgataaatttagaaaagaaaataaaaatatgcactaaattaaaatgcaatgaatgaaatattcaaataaattaagtaaaataaaataaaagataagaagaatgagaagggaaagaagggaagaagaagtaagtaagaaaggagggaaaagagaaaataggatttggggaagagaaagataagatattttggcaatttaggttgagctgtgcggcgcaagcgacgcggacgcgtggagcacgcggtcgcgcgaattgcgcttatgataatcgacgcggtcgcgtgacccgttttatgctactggcacgagggcagcctcgcgtttACACAATTCTCTGTTCGAAATTATATTGTTGCCAAATCTGGGGTGACGCGgttgcatggggcatgcgatcgcgcgagtggccacttagtaggatgtgacgtGGCCGCGTAGGGCACGTGGTCGGgtgagatggactgcgcgtccagcgccaatccagcaccactctagcataactttcggctgtgcaccattattacgtcgaaattctggtcacgcggccgcgtggggcacgcggtcgcgtgggaggccattattctcatatgacgcggtcgcgtgggacaatttgtgccattggcacgcctccagccctcctcctgcgtaactctctgttcaattcttttcttccaaaacgcactggtgacgcggacgtgtcagcGACACTGCCGCGttgcgtgcgtgttttttttttatgcaaaatgcagaatgcagtatgcagtatgcagatgttatgaataattccaggttcaatgaaattaaaataaaataaaaacaaacaacatgaaataaaattgaaaaagaaacgatcataccatggtgggttgtctcccacctagcacttttagttaaagtccttaagttggacatttgatgagcttcctgttatgatggcttatgcttgaactcatccagaaatctccaccaatgtttggaatgccaacagcctccgggatcccaaactaggcgcagaaagccttcaagtaagttagagcaagttacaaggccccaagagtgttcattgccagaatgaattccggagtcccaaatcttgcttttgcacccgtcttcaagttgattatcatgattccatccgggtggttcagctttagaattctcactgaaacatccaaacaacttcctagacccattcagttgagctttacaccaacctttacgtttaaacttaaagcttccaaccataatgaatcttgcaggacaattcttaccactggccatcttcctcttactcttaatgccacaaagagttctaagttgaccatccgtctccagtagcccatattcaagtggaattagaaagctaagggatatgaattttacccacttgaatgttgtgaaggatgattgcaacttagggggaggtgtttttaatgaaattgcaagctccactcccttgtgctcttctctgataattaccacctctttgcaagcttcttcaatttcaacctcttcctcttggtagctttcttccaattcaatctcctcttcattgctttccaagggcatgggaagttatgcttcttcttcttgaatctccatctcttgatcaacctcttccaagtcttcaactgtgatatgccttggaggttgtacactctcctcagcatcaatttcaaatgtcttggaagggggttctatgactggactttcccatggaggttctgcatctcctaagtcttcaaccacttcttctttttcaataattacagcttcctccacttgttccagtacaaagtcatgctccgtactgtctactggagtttctaatatctccttcatgctacgttcttcattagatttcccacatgaagccatgggggttccttgagtgtccaaatgtcgggaagctaattgatttatcgcttgctccaattgacgaatggttgcatgaaatcgatccactgtttccttgaaacaatcctttgtctcttgatgcactcggctttcataaataggatcatagtgctcttggattgatggatatggagatggtgaatattaaagtggtggttcttgtgagtaattgggttggaattggggtggttctatatatggttcatatggctcataaggtggttggtatggtggttgagggttagggttatatggaggtgaatggtagaaaggggcttgtgagtttggtggtccaaagttatgttgaggagagggttcataggcgtatggtggtggttgttgataatcaaaagagcgctcaccatagccattgccttgatatgcatcacagaatggttgttgacaGTCCATTGGAgatggttgttgccatgagggttgttcaaattcttgtggctcttcccatctttgattattccaaccttgatgcctgttctcattgtaaattcttcttcctacaacataattgtaaccagactcatagccaatgggtgagaattcatagtagtaattagaaattaaaaatgaaaataaaaattgaaattaaaaggttatttaaattttgaatttgaaaattaaatttttgaaattttgaattttttttttaaatttgaattttgaaatttgatttttgaaataagataagataagataagaattttaaaataaaaactaataacctcttaatttatgaaaaagcaaaaaataaaaataaaattaaaaacaaatcaataagtaaaagaaaatatttacaataaccaataataaggcacacgtttgcaattccccagcaacgacgccattttgatgagagaacttttgcgtggtctagaaatttgtggataaatcctcgttgtaagtatagtttctaaaccttcaaaagtcctttcatacaaacgtttggttgtcacaagtaacaaacccctttgaaattgataaccgagtattcaaacctcgggtcgtcttctcaaggaattgcagggaggtatgttattattattggttatgagtcttgtaaggtAGGGGTTTAAGAAAGTAGTGGagtagtatgttgaatgataagaaaaataaaataataataataaaataaactcttggcaaagtattaaaactggaggtcctatccttatcaattgtgatgaaatttggattttaatctcactttgttaacctctaactatgaaggtagatcaagtgaattaattagcttaatcctcaggtcctagtcaattcttgtggaaagactagagttattggagcaactcccaatttcaatcactgctttattgacagctcaagcgttaccaattatttaaccaaaggcaaaaggaagaaaatatctaaattaaaaagcatcaatataaataaagcaaagcaaaattaaatctgaaaatacctcaaattgcattaacaaaagaatttaaatctggcatagatgttcataaattgaattggaaaaataaataaaaataaagaacctgggattgagagccactcctaaaactaagagaaatcctaaatcctaatcctaagagagaggagagaacctctctctctaaaaactacatctactcctaaaattgtgaatatgaaagcctcctgatgaatggatgtattcctccactttatatcctctaatctgtgttttctgggccgagaactgggtcagaaacaacccagaattcgctggttgcgaattcaaacacgctgattttcgtcactgtgacgcggccgcatggagcacgcgatcgcgtcacctagcgtcagagaaactatgacatattatatatcaaatcgaagccccggatgttagctttctaacgaaactggaaccgtgtcgtttggacctctgtagataaagttatagctgtttgagtgcagagaggtcaggctggacagcttagcaatttctccaacttcttgtattccttccacttttgcatgcttcctttccatcctctgagccattgctgccctgtaatctctgaaaacacttaacacacatatcaaggcatctaatggtaatgagaGGGGATtaaaacatagggaacttaaggccaaagaagcatgtttttaattaaagcacataattaggaaggcaaatgtaaaaccatgcaaatagtatgaataagtgggtaaagagttgataaaaatcaatcaattgagcacaagataaaccatgaaatagaggtttatcaccCACTATGGGGGAATAATCGTCCCCATCCCTATTCCCCGCGGAGCCCCATTCCCTATCTCCATATGTTGAATATTTATATGaaaattatagtaaaaaaaataaaaaaaaacaaactacAAAACATTATTACAAACATATATTATCCAAGATTATAAGTCAAGAAATACAACATAACAAATCATAGTCCATAAGGGGGTAAGCAGTAAGCAGGAAGAGTGGCCGGTAGCGACTGGTGAGGGGGTATGCTGCTATAGCTGTGATAGTGGACACAACTATGAGAGATTGGGAGTTTTGAACTTTTCTGGAGAGTTGGGGCTTCAAAACAACGCTAAGTGGAGTAGTAGGAGAGAATGGAAGACATTCAATAAGGTAGGGTTAGGATTTTCAataagtgaaattactaaaaagtccctatattagaaataaattcagGATATTTAAATAAACTCAAGAATTCGGGGAATTATCGGGAATGGGGCGGGGATCCCCACTCGGGTCCCTGTGCCTGTCTCGGGGGGATTTTAGTTCCCATCCCTATCTTCACGGGAAAAATTTCCCGCCTTCGAATCCCCATTCGGggcagtccccgcagggatccccACGCTTCGGGGAATTTTGACACCCCTACTTGCTATGTCACTCTAACGAGTCCTCAACAAAGTAAAACCCTTGGTCCTTTCTCTCTCAACTTGTGTTTTGCATTATAAAGACCTGCTTCAGCATTTTTCTCCAACACATGTCGGCCATGCAGCCATGCACCCTGCCAATCATAACATGCATTTGGATAGTTTTAAGGTGGTCAATCGACTGATCTTGTCTACCTGCAGAAAACATAGAACACGTTTTGATATGTGATTGTCCCTTTATGCTAAACGCATCATGCGTTTTGCACGCAACtgcatgtttttttttgtttcagtCAAAATGTGACTTGTGATTTGCAGGTCAGTGATCATGGCAGATCCATATATGTAAATAATACACCatacatcaatataattaaatatcaCTATTTTTTATtccattaataaattaatttctgtATCTATGACAATAATTTGTTTAATTTGTTGTAAAATTATCCATAAAATTAaacatgtttatatatatatNNNNNNNNNNNNNNNNNNNNNNNNNTATATATATAAACTTTTGTATTATCATTCTATGAATGATTGAATGTTAAATGAATATATAATAAAACGATAATGTTAAGGTCTTAGGGAggatacaacaaaaaaaaaatagtcagaacttattttatttagtatttattaattatcacaataattaataaatactaaataagttaaattataattatttttgactAATTTGTTTTGTTACCAAATATTTCCTATAGTAACATATATGTAAAGTAAATAATTCAATGTCTAATAGACTAATAGTTATACCAAGTGTTGTCGGTGTAAATTTTTTAGTcttgaaaattatatataaaataacacTAGAGACAAATGAAGGCAACTAGATCTAAGGAAGAAAAAGCATCCATATAAGCCCGGTTGTTAGCTTTATGTTGACCCGGTTTTCAACATAACACATTCTATCTCTACTCTCTTCTACTCCCAACAAAGTTATCACTCTTCTCAACTAAAGCTTGAGGCTTGTTGGAATCAACATTTTCTTGATCACACACATACACTTGTAATGGCTTCTTCTAAGATCTTCTTATACCATTTACTTCTCCTGTTTTTTGTACTTGGAGACCCAAGATTATATGCGAATGGGGACACCAAGTTAATGAAGAAAACATGCAGGCACACAAAGTACTACGATCTATGCTTCTCTTCCCTGAAATCAGATCCAACAAGTTCAAACGCGGACCCAAGGGGACTAGCAATGATCATGGTTGGGGTTGCCATGGCCAATGCAACATCCACTTCTTCCTACTTGTCTTCTCAGTTGCATAACCCGGCCACCAATGACACTACCTTCAAAAGGGTCCTTAAAGAATGTTTAGACAAGTACACATATGCAGGTGAATCACTTCAAGCTTCTGTTCAAGATTTGGCTGATCAAGTCTATGATTATGCTTACATGCACGTTTCTGCGGCCAAAGATTATCCAAATGTTTGCCACAACTTGTTCAAACAGAATCCTGCTTTGGTTTACCCTCCTGAACTTGCTCGTAGAGAGAATGCTTTGAAGCATATATGTGATGTTGCCATGGGgattattgatgattttaattgGTATTAGAATAATTAGTATTTGCAATTGCATATTAAACCATTTTCTTTCTTgtgcttattatatatattttccttttaatttgagTCTATTATCAAATTCCTCACTAATCGTTTGTAAGTATAGATCCTTATGAAATTTTAGTTGTGTTCATCAGTACAATTTTGCCATTACTCTGTGTAAAGCCAACAATCACGGCACATTTGAAGGCATTTGCGTGTTTATAGCATTAATTAGTGGTCCATTTGTTTGGCTGTAGCTATCACATTCACATGTCACAGGTGTAGTGAAAAAGCATTACATAACATGAGGATTATGCAAGATATAAAGTTATATTATTTTCTACCGATGAAGGTGAAAATTGGTCAACTTTTCTTGGGAAGAAATAACGAGTTCGTCTATTGTGGTAATTGGTGAAAAGATTCAATCATTGCTGCTTGCTAGCTACCCAGTACCCACTATGATTGATGTCCTTTTTCTTTTTGACAAATGATTGATGTGTAGCTACCAGTGGGTTGCCTTTTCGGATTGGTCTTCTCATACACACTCATGATTCGATTTTAGTCATATCCCTTAGGCTGCATTAGTTTACAACCGCGCGCTTACACAAGAACATAAAGAAATAAAATCTTGTTTAACAAAtaagacataaataaaaatattatattaatgtattttgtgtcttttttattattattttaataaaaaatataaatattaataaaaaatataatttatttttatttttttattatttttgttaattttttataattatattttttaattattatatatatttttaaaatttttaaataataaataaaaaattaaattttttaatttattcttatttattatcaaataaaatataaaaatactaatttttgaatttttattctattatttatattttgtttttagtgtcttttttttttctgttcacCTAACCAAACGCGGCTAAGAATTGAATGAACTTGAAGCCTGAAGGCATATGCCCCATTTATTGTTACTATTGCCTAAATATATTGAAGGGTGGGGCAGGAGGGGAAAAATAGGGTTCATGTCCTTCTTGTAATTGTCTTTggaccttttatttatttatatctaAATTTGCTAACCGAAAATCACGTGAGCCTCTAATTTGAATGGATTTGGGAAAAATAAATGCCAGAAACTAAAATcgttttactttttttttgtcaGAATCGTTTTACTTTAGTAGTACAATTGGGCCGTTTTAAATTGGGCCTAAAGAAGAGGCGCTAAAAATTCCTCCTTCCCTTTCTTCCCTAAGTTTCTTTCAAACACAAACACTACACTTCGAACTTCAAACCCTAACCCTCTGATCTGATCTAATCCGATCTGAATCGCCAACAGAAGAAGATAAAAATGAAGGGTGGGACGGTTCAGATCAGCTGGCACGAGAGTAAGCCCATCTTATCCCTTGATTTCCACCCTTCCTCCTCCACTCTCGCTACCGCCGGCGCCGATTTCGACATCAAGGTCGATCCCTATTCTTTCTTTCCTTCCTTGCTTGTATTACGGTTGAATGCTTATGACTGTACTATCATTTCGTTCCCGATGCAATTTCATAACAAGCATCTATCAGTAACACTCACCTTACTACCATTTTCTTGTTTTAacagttatggtcgattaagccATCCGAATCACAGAAGCTCCCCACAGTTACCTATCTCAACAGCTTGTCTTCTTATCATTCTTCCTCTGTCAATGTTATTCGCTTCTCTTCTTCCGGTCAGTCTTCATTTTCATCTTATCCTTGCATcgtcagaaatgtgatttttgtatTTAACTTGTTAATGTTACTCTCTGTTTGTCTTTCTATGTAAAATAGTAAAATTGAGGTGTAAATTTTAATGAATAAGATTACACATTGAGCTCGTCTTGAAAAATTTCAGCCTCTTTTTAACCCCAAACCAATCATACTCTAAATATTATAATAATGCATTCTAAGGAATTATATCCTTTTTCTTTTACGACTCACTTGCTATTCTGTTGCCTTATGATTAATGATTAGTGATTACTTAGTAGTGACAATGCTGTCTTGTATGTTGCAGGGGAGCTACTAGCCTCTGGTGCTGATGGTACGGTTTTGATAACTACTATTGAATCTGTGTAGCTTTNNNNNNNNNNNNNNNNNNNNNNNNNNNNNNNNNNNNNNNNNNNNNNNNNNNNNNNNNNNNNNNNNNNNNNNNNNNNNNNNNNNNNNNNNNNNNNNNNNNNNNNNAGGTAACATATAGTTTAGATTAGACAATGCTTCCCAATTGCATTCCTCTCTTAACAGGAGGTGACCTGTTAATATGGAAGTTACATTCTACTGATGCTG contains the following coding sequences:
- the LOC107630988 gene encoding cell wall / vacuolar inhibitor of fructosidase 2: MASSKIFLYHLLLLFFVLGDPRLYANGDTKLMKKTCRHTKYYDLCFSSLKSDPTSSNADPRGLAMIMVGVAMANATSTSSYLSSQLHNPATNDTTFKRVLKECLDKYTYAGESLQASVQDLADQVYDYAYMHVSAAKDYPNVCHNLFKQNPALVYPPELARRENALKHICDVAMGIIDDFNWY